A genomic region of Polypterus senegalus isolate Bchr_013 chromosome 17, ASM1683550v1, whole genome shotgun sequence contains the following coding sequences:
- the luc7l3 gene encoding luc7-like protein 3 has product MLSAAQLLDELMGRDRNLAPDEKRSNVRWDHESVCKYYLCGFCPAELFTNTRSDLGPCEKIHDENLRKQYEKSSRFMKEGYEREFLRYLQTLLAEVERRIRRGHARLALSQSQQNSGGSGPSGKNEEKIQVLTEKIEELLLQIEELGSEGKVEEAQGMMKLVEQLKDEREQLRSTTSTIESFAAQEKQMEVCEVCGAFLIVGDAQSRVDDHLMGKQHMGYAKIKSTVEELKEKIRRRSHEPEREDRGRKEREDREKEREEREKRRRKEEEDREREREKEREKERERERDREREKERDRDRDRRRRSHSRSRHSSRTSERRRSRSRDRRRSRSKDRERKRSRSRDRDRRRSRDRSERKQRSRSRDKRRSRSPERKSHKHRSRSREKEREGKSKDKEKRDSDEKRSSKKSSTDEKSSDASKVEQMEVDAPESEVNGTNEDLKSEGDTQSN; this is encoded by the exons ATGCTTTCCGCCGCCCAGTTGCTCGATGAGTTAATGGGCCGGGACCGGAACCTGGCCCCGGACGAGAAGCGCAGCAATGTTCGCTGGGATCATGAAAGT GTGTGTAAATATTACCTGTGTGGCTTTTGTCCTGCAGAACTGTTTACAAACACAAGATCAGATTTAG gTCCATGCgaaaaaatacatgatgaaaatTTACGTAAACA gTATGAAAAGAGTTCTCGCTTCATGAAAGAAGGTTATGAGAGGGAATTCCTTCGCTACTTACAAACTCTTTTAGCCGAAGTAGAGCGGAGAATTCGTAGAGGTCATGCACGATTGGCCCTGTCTCAATCCCAGCAAAATTCTGGT GGTTCTGGACCCTCGggcaagaatgaagaaaaaatacaagTTTTGACAGAAAAAATTGAAGAACTTTTACTTCAG ATTGAAGAGCTTGGCTCAGAGGGCAAGGTAGAAGAAGCACAAGGAATGATGAAACTTGTGGAACAGTTAAAAGATGAAAGAGAACAGCTGCGATCAACAACATCT ACAATAGAAAGCTTTGCTGCTCAAGAAAAGCAGATGGAAGTATGTGAAGTCTGTGGTGCTTTTCTTATTGTTGGGGATGCCCAGTCAAGAGTGGATGATCATTTAATGGGAAAGCAACACATGGGTTATGCCAAAATTAAATCAACTGTTGAAGAGTTAAAG GAGAAGATAAGACGACGGTCCCATGAACCAGAACGTGAAGACAGGGGAAGAAAAGAAAGGGAAGATCGTGAAAAAGAACGGGAGGAGAGGGAGAAGAGGcgaagaaaggaggaggaagaTCGAGAAAGGGAAAGGGAGAAGGAacgtgagaaagagagagagcgggaACGAGACCGCGAGAGAGAAAAAGAGCGAGATCGTGACAGAGATCGGCGTCGGCGCAGTCATTCACGCAGCCGCCATTCAAGCAGGACTTCTGAAAGGCGTCGCAGCCGGTCACGAGACCGCAGAAGGTCTAGGAGTAaggatcgtgagaggaaacgcaGCAG GAGCAGGGATAGAGATCGTCGGCGGAGTCGTGACCGCTCTGAGAGGAAGCAGAGGTCCCGAAGCAGAGATAAACGACGATCCAGAAGCCCAGAAAGGAAATCTCATAAACACAGGAGTAGGAGCAGAGAGAAGGAGAGGGAAGGAAAATCAAAAGACAAAG AAAAAAGGGATTCTGATGAAAAGCGCAGCAGCAAGAAGAGCAGTACAGATGAAAAATCAAGTGATGCATCCAAGGTGGAACAAATGGAGGTGGATGCTCCAGAGAGTGAGGTCAATGGCACAAACGAAGACCTAAAATCTGAAGGTGACACTCAGTCCAATTAA